One window of the Falco biarmicus isolate bFalBia1 chromosome Z, bFalBia1.pri, whole genome shotgun sequence genome contains the following:
- the LOC130142676 gene encoding acrosin-like, which translates to MTCRGSCGLRPMALHYGMSRVVGGTDALPGAWPWIVSIQALVEGGTAHICGGSLISPQWVLTAAHCFIEVRDITVLRVVLGATQLTQLGPEAQVRAVRRLLVHQHYWNVTQRNDIALLELDQPVQCNSYVQLACVPDASLRVSELTACYVSGWGARKARGEWPKRRSAYVLQEAQVHLIDARVCNSSGWYRGAIHTHNMCAGYPQGGIDTCQGDSGGPLVCQDKSADYFWLVGVTSWGTGCARARKPGVYTSTQHFYDWILAQMGLRPAVTTTARPQPVFTYTPVQRPRPRPRPRPTESSRFPPCPFPVQKLLDFFTRLQELLQYLRAK; encoded by the exons ATGACCTGCAG AGGGAGCTGCGGGCTTCGTCCCATGGCTTTGCACTACGGCATGTCGCGCGTcgtgggtggcacagatgccctgccgggggcctggccctggatcgTCAGCATCCAGGCTCTCGTGGAAGGAGGCACGGCGCACATCTGCGGGGGCTCCCTCATCAGCCCACAGTgggtcctcacagcagcccactgcttcatcgAGGTCAG ggACATCACCGTCTTGCGCGTGGTGCTCGGTGCCACCCAGCTGACTCAGCTGGGCCCTGAGGCTCAGGTGCGCGCCGTCAGGCGGCTGCTGGTTCACCAGCACTACTGGAACGTCACGCAGAGGAacgacattgccttgctggagctggaccagcctgtccagtgcaacagctacgtacagcttgcctgtgtgcccgacgcctcgctgagagtctcagagctgacagcctgctacgtcagtggctggggtgccaggaaagcaagaggTGAGTGGCCCAAACGCA gatCGGCATacgtgctgcaggaggcccaggtccaCCTCATTGATGCCagggtctgtaacagcagcggcTGGTACAGGGGGGCCATCCACACCCACAACATGTGTGCTGGCTATCCGCAGGGCGGCATCgacacctgccag ggggacagcggtgggcctCTCGTGTGCCAAGACAAGAGCGCCgactacttctggcttgttggcGTGACCagctgggggacgggctgtgcgaGAGCAAGGAAGCCCGGAGTCTacacctccacccagcacttctacGACTGGATCCTGGCGCAGATGGGCCTGCGCCCAGCAGTAACCACTACTGCAAGGCCACAGCCAGTCTTCACCTACACCCCCGTTcagaggccaaggccaaggccaaggccaaggccaacagAATCGAGCCGGTTTCCACCCTGCCCGTTTccagtccagaagctgctggacttctttactcggctgcaggagctcctgcagtacCTAAGGGCGAAATAG
- the LOC130142677 gene encoding olfactory receptor 14I1-like: MSNSSSITHFLLLAFADTWELQLLSFWLFLGIYMAALMANGLIITVVACYQILHTPMYFFLLNLSLLDLGSISSIVPKAMANSLWDTRDISYAGCVAQVFLIVFFLSAEYSLLTVMAYDRYVAICQKLSSTSSPSLDLRLSVPYSVVPPAANPVIYSMRNQDLKGALKKLRQAGVSQQT; encoded by the exons atgtccaacagcagctccatcacccacttcctcctcctggcatttgCAGACAcatgggagctgcagctcttatCCTTCTGGCTCTTCCTGGGCATCTACatggctgccctcatggccaacgGCCTCATCATCACCGTTGTAGCCTGTTACCAAATCCTTCAtacccccatgtacttcttcctcctcaacctgtCTCTCCTtgacctgggctccatctccagcattgtccccaaagccatggccaactccctctgggacaccagggacatctcctaTGCAGGATGTGTGGCACAGGTCTTCttgattgtctttttcctttcagcagagtaTTCTCTCCTCACcgtcatggcctatgaccgctacgtggccatctgccag AAGCTCTCCTCcacctcttccccatccctggacctGAGGCTGTCAGTCCCGTACTcagtggtgcctccagcagcgAACCCTgtcatctacagcatgaggaaccaggacCTCAAGGGTGCACtgaagaaactgaggcaggcaGGTGTCTCTCAGCAGACATAA